In one window of Arachis ipaensis cultivar K30076 chromosome B06, Araip1.1, whole genome shotgun sequence DNA:
- the LOC107647547 gene encoding uncharacterized protein LOC107647547: MIEQSGNVNYTRTYLREKAKKASKAALNSSPKCHNSSENVCSGRKRGRPKGSNGPRILSAEVGCVLSVELKSKFRPTKEMQLTLQECQMSLYVFGHDLYEGETLFKNKNTEMSRADFQCLILGNEVHSNIYVPLIDDIFHWFLMVISIDEGKVYKLDSYPNPKRDISKKFVMR, encoded by the exons ATGATAGAACAATCAGGAAATGTGAATTATACTCGCACCTATCTTCGTGAAAAG GCAAAAAAAGCATCCAAAGCTGCTTTGAACTCGTCACCCAAATGTCACAACTCAAGTGAAAATGTCTGTTCTGGGCGAAAGAGGGGCAGACCAAAAGGATCTAATGGACCTAGAATATTATCAGCTGAAGTTGGTTGTGTACTCTCAGTTGAATTGAAGTCTAAATTTCGTCCAACTAAGGAAATGCAGTTGACACTACAAGAATGTCAAATGTCACTTTATGTATTTGGCCACGACCTATACGAAGG GGAAACTctgttcaaaaataaaaatactgagaTGAGTCGAGCAGATTTTCAGTGTCTCATTCTTGGCAATGAAGTACACTCTAAT ATATATGTTCCACTCATTGACGACATTTTTCACTGGTTCTTGATGGTAATATCTATTGACGAGGGAAAGGTGTACAAACTTGATTC